Proteins encoded together in one Candidatus Komeilibacteria bacterium CG_4_10_14_0_2_um_filter_37_10 window:
- the lspA gene encoding signal peptidase II codes for MLTKINITLGVVSLFILDRLGKYLTLLLPEGEFFKWQQIFSWEKNFNDGIAFSIPLPNILSVILSFLIIIVLLDILLVKFQSSQPTTIIALQLIIAGAISNFIDRLIWGQVIDYWLLLFFPIFNLADLLIITGALLLIFSLLRHNKI; via the coding sequence ATGCTGACAAAAATAAATATTACCCTCGGTGTAGTTTCTCTTTTTATCTTAGATCGACTAGGCAAATACTTAACTCTACTTCTACCCGAAGGAGAGTTTTTTAAATGGCAACAAATATTTTCCTGGGAAAAGAATTTTAATGATGGTATTGCTTTTAGCATACCGCTACCAAATATTTTAAGTGTGATTTTGTCCTTTTTAATCATCATAGTTTTACTGGACATATTATTAGTAAAATTTCAAAGCTCCCAACCAACGACAATTATCGCCCTCCAGTTAATCATCGCTGGCGCTATTAGTAATTTTATTGACCGCCTAATTTGGGGACAGGTAATTGATTATTGGCTATTATTATTCTTCCCAATTTTTAATTTAGCCGACTTACTAATTATTACCGGCGCTCTATTACTTATCTTTTCTTTACTACGTCATAATAAAATCTAA